Proteins encoded by one window of Cylindrospermum stagnale PCC 7417:
- a CDS encoding alpha/beta fold hydrolase gives MFQPLGFEQRSINTSLGRITYYTASGSPWEDNITAKTERETLVFLHGFGGGSSAYEWSKVYPAFAAEYRVIAPDLIGWGRSEHPARNYQIEDYLTTIREFIEQTCTAPVTVIASSLTAALTIRLALTHPNLFKSLILTTPAGLSDFGEDYSRSFFAQLISVPIVDRLLYSTGVATEGGIRSFLEQRQFAQSNRVYQEIVEAYLQSAQQPNAEYAALSFVRGDLCFDLSQYIQQLTTPTAMIWGQKSQFTGPEVGHRLAKLNPQAIRFFQQLEDVGLTPQLELPAVTIGLIRLFLPLLNE, from the coding sequence ATGTTTCAGCCACTGGGATTTGAGCAACGCTCCATAAATACCTCTTTAGGTAGAATTACATACTATACTGCTTCTGGCTCACCTTGGGAGGATAATATCACCGCCAAAACCGAACGAGAAACTTTGGTATTTTTGCACGGGTTTGGTGGTGGGTCTTCGGCTTATGAATGGTCGAAAGTCTATCCTGCTTTTGCCGCCGAATATCGGGTGATTGCACCAGATTTGATCGGTTGGGGTAGATCTGAACATCCGGCACGAAATTATCAGATTGAAGATTATTTGACGACAATTCGGGAGTTTATTGAGCAGACTTGTACAGCGCCAGTGACGGTGATTGCATCTTCCCTGACAGCAGCGTTGACAATTCGGTTGGCTCTTACTCATCCCAATTTATTCAAGTCTTTAATTCTCACCACTCCCGCTGGACTTTCTGACTTTGGTGAAGACTACTCCCGCAGCTTTTTTGCCCAGTTAATCAGCGTTCCCATTGTTGACCGCTTGTTGTATAGCACTGGAGTTGCTACCGAGGGGGGTATTCGCAGCTTCTTGGAGCAACGGCAATTTGCTCAATCTAATCGAGTATACCAGGAAATTGTTGAGGCTTATCTACAATCTGCCCAGCAGCCAAATGCTGAGTATGCGGCGCTATCCTTTGTACGTGGTGACTTGTGCTTTGATTTGTCCCAATACATTCAACAGTTGACAACTCCCACTGCTATGATTTGGGGACAAAAATCCCAATTTACAGGTCCTGAAGTTGGTCATCGCCTTGCCAAATTAAATCCCCAAGCAATCAGATTTTTTCAACAGTTGGAAGATGTGGGGTTAACGCCACAGTTGGAATTACC